One part of the Sphingobacterium sp. LZ7M1 genome encodes these proteins:
- the ilvA gene encoding threonine ammonia-lyase IlvA, with protein sequence MSLDLSTLTIDSVAAKEQIKDVVTRTPLQYNHHLSEKYGAEVYLKREDLQVVRSYKLRGAFNKICSLSQEERERGVVCASAGNHAQGVALSCKKLDIKGVIFMPGPTPRQKITQTEMWGNGNIEIVLIGDTFDDCQKAALEYTKEHNMTFIPPFDDLKVIEGQGTVAVEILEDLPDVDAIFIPIGGGGLSSGVSYHIRKFAPGVKCYGVEPEGAPSMQAAIQNGSPIELEQINKFVDGAAVKKVGALTFDISSKLLDGVKSIPEGKICTTILELYNKDAIVVEPAGALSVAALDFHKDEIKGKKVVCIISGGNNDIDRMSEIKELSLLYEGFKHYFIVRFPQRPGALKLLVTEVLGPKDDITRFEYIKKTERERGPALIGIELNDPNDYITFIERLKSYKFDFIELNKDQTLFEYLV encoded by the coding sequence ATGAGTTTGGACCTATCAACACTGACCATAGACTCGGTTGCTGCTAAAGAACAGATCAAGGATGTGGTTACCCGTACGCCATTGCAGTACAACCATCATCTTTCTGAAAAATACGGAGCTGAGGTCTATCTTAAAAGGGAAGATCTCCAAGTAGTGAGATCTTATAAATTACGTGGTGCTTTCAACAAAATCTGTAGTCTTTCCCAAGAGGAAAGAGAACGTGGTGTTGTCTGTGCCAGTGCTGGAAACCATGCCCAAGGCGTGGCCTTATCCTGCAAAAAATTAGATATCAAAGGCGTAATCTTTATGCCCGGCCCTACCCCAAGACAAAAAATTACCCAAACTGAGATGTGGGGGAATGGCAATATCGAAATCGTTCTGATTGGCGACACGTTCGATGACTGCCAAAAAGCCGCTTTAGAATATACCAAGGAACATAACATGACCTTTATCCCTCCGTTTGATGACCTGAAAGTCATTGAAGGTCAAGGAACAGTTGCTGTTGAAATCCTTGAAGATTTACCTGATGTAGACGCGATTTTTATTCCTATTGGTGGTGGTGGCCTATCTTCAGGAGTAAGCTATCATATCCGCAAATTTGCTCCTGGAGTAAAATGTTATGGCGTAGAGCCAGAAGGGGCTCCATCCATGCAGGCGGCAATCCAGAATGGTAGCCCGATTGAACTGGAGCAAATCAATAAATTCGTTGATGGTGCTGCAGTTAAGAAAGTTGGGGCTCTGACCTTCGACATCAGTTCAAAACTGTTGGACGGTGTGAAATCGATTCCTGAAGGCAAGATCTGCACAACCATTCTAGAATTATATAATAAGGATGCCATTGTAGTAGAACCTGCAGGGGCACTTTCCGTTGCTGCATTGGATTTCCACAAAGATGAAATCAAAGGCAAAAAGGTAGTCTGTATCATTTCTGGAGGAAACAACGATATCGACCGAATGAGCGAGATCAAAGAGCTTTCCTTATTGTATGAAGGATTTAAACATTACTTTATCGTTCGCTTCCCGCAAAGACCTGGTGCATTGAAATTATTGGTTACCGAAGTACTTGGTCCTAAAGATGATATCACTCGTTTTGAATACATCAAAAAAACAGAACGAGAAAGAGGTCCTGCCTTAATTGGTATTGAATTAAATGATCCAAATGATTATATTACATTTATAGAACGATTAAAGTCTTATAAATTTGACTTTATCGAATTGAACAAAGACCAGACATTATTTGAGTATCTGGTATAA
- the nrdF gene encoding class 1b ribonucleoside-diphosphate reductase subunit beta — translation MSKQFTAVNWNTPDNDYALMFWEQNIRQFWIDTEYIPSKDIDSWKGLSWDMKECYKKALGGLTLLDTLQSHTGMPKIIDHIDSLQNKAVLSYMCMMEAIHAKSYSTIFTTVSTTNEINDVFGWVSQNKFLQYKASTIDKYYRAIDKENVSDEELFMALGASVLLESFLFYSGFFLPLWLCGQGQMVASADIIKKIIADESIHGVFVGLIGQEVFARLQNKAEVKQRFLDLLNELYENEIKYTEELYTVVGLTAEVKEYVRYNGNKALMNLGFEPIFEVKQVNPIVLNGLNTETTQHDFFSKKSTNYEKATEIVHLKNEDFLLDATVEI, via the coding sequence ATGAGCAAACAATTTACAGCGGTAAACTGGAATACACCGGACAACGATTACGCCTTGATGTTCTGGGAACAGAATATCAGACAATTCTGGATCGATACAGAATACATCCCTTCCAAGGATATAGACAGCTGGAAAGGCCTAAGCTGGGATATGAAAGAATGTTATAAGAAAGCCCTAGGCGGTCTTACATTATTGGATACCCTACAAAGCCATACCGGTATGCCAAAGATCATTGACCACATTGACTCATTGCAGAACAAAGCTGTTCTTTCTTATATGTGTATGATGGAAGCGATCCACGCCAAATCATATTCAACCATCTTTACAACGGTTTCCACAACCAATGAAATCAATGACGTTTTCGGATGGGTTTCCCAAAACAAATTCTTACAGTACAAAGCTTCAACGATCGACAAGTACTACCGTGCCATCGATAAAGAAAATGTATCTGACGAAGAACTGTTCATGGCTCTAGGTGCTTCGGTTTTATTGGAATCTTTCCTTTTCTACTCTGGTTTCTTCTTGCCTTTATGGTTATGTGGTCAGGGACAGATGGTAGCCTCTGCTGATATCATCAAAAAGATCATCGCTGATGAATCTATCCACGGTGTATTCGTTGGCCTTATCGGTCAAGAGGTATTTGCAAGACTGCAGAACAAAGCTGAAGTTAAACAACGCTTCCTAGACCTCTTAAACGAGCTGTACGAGAACGAAATCAAATACACAGAAGAATTGTACACCGTAGTAGGATTGACTGCTGAGGTAAAGGAATACGTACGTTACAACGGAAACAAAGCACTGATGAACTTAGGTTTCGAACCTATCTTCGAGGTAAAACAAGTAAACCCAATCGTATTGAACGGTCTGAACACAGAAACCACCCAACACGATTTCTTCTCCAAAAAATCTACTAACTACGAAAAAGCAACGGAAATCGTCCACCTAAAAAATGAAGATTTCCTATTAGATGCTACAGTAGAGATTTAA
- the nrdI gene encoding class Ib ribonucleoside-diphosphate reductase assembly flavoprotein NrdI: protein MIYLYYDSRTGNVERFINKVVQITGWTAIRIQDDLEGKEAGHLITYTTNFGKVPDKTDAFMKEKSHLISSVTSSGNRNWGRNFAVAADKISEIFDIPTAMKFELSGTMEDINQFIDIIKNQYYDSKRGSEKLDIA from the coding sequence ATGATTTATTTATACTATGATTCTCGAACAGGTAATGTGGAACGCTTTATCAATAAAGTGGTTCAGATTACCGGCTGGACAGCCATCCGCATCCAAGATGACTTGGAAGGTAAGGAAGCTGGACATCTGATCACTTATACCACCAACTTTGGTAAAGTGCCAGACAAAACCGATGCATTCATGAAAGAAAAAAGTCATCTCATCAGTTCCGTTACTTCAAGTGGTAACCGCAACTGGGGAAGAAACTTTGCCGTGGCTGCAGACAAAATCTCTGAAATATTCGACATCCCTACGGCGATGAAATTCGAACTTTCAGGCACAATGGAAGATATTAATCAATTTATTGACATCATAAAAAATCAGTACTATGATAGCAAACGAGGTAGCGAAAAACTGGATATTGCTTAA
- a CDS encoding DUF2911 domain-containing protein, which produces MKASTILLILTLLCGFSMAQAQEKKPKASPADSAMVTTDDGVTISIKYSSPSLKGRKLGVDLAKVGEVWRTGANEATTVEFDKNVLVNGQKLPAGKYSLYSIPGESQSTVIFNKTWKQWGTDYNEKDDALRVQVDNEENGENLERLKITADKDGTIKVKWGDYGLPISVKADK; this is translated from the coding sequence ATGAAAGCATCAACAATCTTATTAATCTTGACCCTGCTGTGCGGTTTTTCCATGGCTCAAGCTCAAGAAAAAAAGCCAAAGGCTAGTCCAGCGGACAGTGCCATGGTCACTACAGATGATGGAGTAACCATCTCGATCAAGTACAGCAGCCCTTCATTAAAAGGACGTAAGTTAGGTGTAGACCTTGCAAAAGTTGGGGAGGTTTGGAGAACAGGAGCCAATGAAGCTACTACCGTAGAATTCGACAAAAACGTATTGGTAAACGGCCAAAAACTTCCTGCTGGAAAATACAGCCTCTATTCCATTCCAGGTGAATCCCAATCAACCGTGATCTTTAATAAAACATGGAAACAATGGGGTACCGATTACAACGAAAAGGATGATGCCTTACGCGTGCAAGTCGACAATGAGGAAAACGGTGAAAACCTGGAACGCCTCAAAATCACCGCTGACAAAGATGGAACCATCAAAGTGAAATGGGGCGACTACGGCCTGCCAATTTCGGTTAAAGCGGATAAATAA
- a CDS encoding S9 family peptidase: MKCKFLVPFLLLFSSVSAQENVTFQKPSTEILQLADFKRPPSIQMSSDKNWVLSMYRPTYKTLSELGVEETKLAGLRINAKAHISSTETYFDALSLSPAGSKEVIEIQLPEMAKVSNVSFSPDSKKLAFTNSQENGVALFVFDIEKRELKKLTEYNLNAVMHDPYMWYKTSDRLLLSLIDGSATDKVRNPDELPTGPVVSSSTGQVSQLRTYQDLLKNPQDEQQFENLVKSKLVWLGLDGKEEPFKNADLHMNSSVSPDGQYVLVTTLKKPFSYVVSYGSFPMETNVYDLKGNLVKKVNETPLMEIMPKGFSSTRPGKRSLSWRTDKPATLAFVQALDGGDANKPAEFRDELFVWDAPFNAEPKSLIKIKDRYAGTLWGNDDYALVYSQWYDTRNGKTYLLNPSTGKNQVIYDLNVQDIYSNPGTPYRDKNDFGAYSMYIKNGKSYWIGNGYTKEGEYPFIDEYDFKTQKKKRIYTAKESKMQERIYSVIDMAKGDILVSLQSPTDFPNYYSKNIKTGKEKAVTEIANPFQSLANVHKEVLNYKRKDGVDLSGTLYLPAGYDKKEKLPLLIWAYPREYKDKSTAGQSTNNPKEFTFPSYGSFIYWVAKGYAVLDNAAFPIVGEGTQEPNDNFIEQLVGNAEAAIDAVDKLGYVDRNKVAVGGHSYGAFMTAHLLSNSKLFAAGIARSGAYNRTLTPFGFQSEQRNLWDDPNLYITMSPFFSADKMKTPMLLVHGAADNNPGTFTLQTERYFQALKNLGAPVRMVLLPRESHGYAAKENIFHLLWEQDQFLEKYVKNKQ; this comes from the coding sequence ATGAAATGTAAATTTTTAGTACCATTTCTCTTGTTGTTTTCGAGTGTGTCTGCTCAAGAGAATGTAACCTTTCAAAAACCATCCACAGAAATCCTTCAGTTAGCAGATTTCAAGCGTCCGCCGAGCATCCAGATGAGCAGCGACAAGAATTGGGTACTGTCTATGTACCGCCCAACCTACAAAACGCTTTCTGAACTGGGCGTGGAGGAAACGAAGCTTGCAGGTCTACGGATCAATGCAAAGGCGCACATCTCGAGTACCGAGACCTATTTTGACGCCCTTAGCCTAAGTCCAGCTGGATCCAAAGAGGTGATCGAAATCCAATTGCCAGAGATGGCAAAGGTATCGAACGTGAGCTTTTCGCCAGATTCGAAGAAGTTGGCCTTTACCAACAGCCAGGAAAATGGAGTGGCTCTCTTTGTTTTTGACATCGAAAAGAGAGAACTGAAAAAACTAACGGAGTATAACCTCAATGCTGTCATGCACGACCCTTATATGTGGTACAAGACTTCAGATCGCTTGCTGTTAAGTTTGATTGATGGATCCGCAACCGATAAGGTTAGGAATCCAGATGAGTTGCCAACGGGGCCGGTGGTATCGAGTTCGACAGGACAGGTTTCGCAATTGCGTACCTATCAGGATCTATTGAAAAACCCGCAAGATGAGCAACAATTCGAGAACCTGGTGAAGTCCAAATTGGTTTGGTTAGGTTTGGATGGAAAGGAAGAGCCTTTTAAAAATGCTGACCTGCACATGAATTCATCAGTATCTCCTGATGGTCAATATGTTTTGGTCACTACCCTGAAAAAGCCTTTCTCCTATGTTGTTTCTTATGGAAGCTTTCCAATGGAAACGAATGTGTATGACCTAAAAGGGAACTTGGTAAAGAAGGTGAACGAGACGCCATTGATGGAAATCATGCCGAAAGGATTCTCTTCCACACGACCTGGCAAACGTTCTTTGTCATGGAGAACGGATAAACCTGCGACACTTGCCTTTGTACAGGCATTGGACGGGGGAGATGCCAATAAGCCAGCAGAATTTAGAGATGAGCTCTTTGTTTGGGATGCGCCTTTCAATGCTGAACCAAAATCCCTGATCAAGATCAAAGACCGCTATGCAGGAACTCTATGGGGCAACGATGACTATGCCTTGGTATATAGCCAATGGTATGATACCAGAAATGGAAAAACCTACTTACTGAATCCAAGTACCGGTAAAAATCAGGTGATCTATGACCTGAATGTTCAGGATATCTATTCAAATCCAGGGACACCATATCGTGATAAGAATGATTTCGGTGCCTATAGCATGTATATCAAAAACGGCAAGTCTTATTGGATAGGTAATGGTTATACCAAAGAAGGGGAATATCCATTTATCGATGAATATGACTTCAAGACGCAGAAGAAGAAACGTATCTACACGGCGAAGGAGTCGAAGATGCAGGAGCGTATCTATTCGGTAATCGATATGGCCAAAGGAGATATTTTGGTTTCTCTGCAATCACCTACTGATTTCCCTAATTACTATTCCAAAAATATCAAGACCGGCAAGGAAAAGGCCGTAACTGAGATAGCCAATCCATTCCAGTCCTTGGCGAATGTCCACAAGGAAGTGTTGAACTACAAACGTAAGGATGGAGTCGACCTTTCAGGTACTTTGTACCTGCCAGCAGGCTATGACAAGAAAGAGAAGTTGCCTTTATTGATCTGGGCTTACCCTCGTGAATATAAGGATAAGAGTACTGCAGGCCAGAGCACCAATAATCCTAAGGAATTCACTTTTCCTAGTTATGGATCCTTTATTTATTGGGTAGCTAAAGGATATGCAGTATTGGATAATGCGGCTTTCCCGATCGTGGGTGAAGGTACGCAAGAACCTAATGATAATTTCATCGAGCAATTGGTTGGCAATGCCGAAGCAGCAATCGATGCGGTGGACAAGTTGGGCTATGTGGACAGAAATAAGGTAGCTGTTGGAGGTCACTCGTATGGTGCCTTCATGACTGCACACTTGTTGAGCAATTCTAAGCTGTTTGCAGCAGGTATTGCGCGTTCCGGTGCATACAACCGTACCTTGACTCCTTTTGGTTTCCAGAGCGAGCAAAGGAACCTTTGGGATGATCCAAACCTATATATCACCATGTCGCCTTTCTTTAGCGCGGACAAGATGAAGACGCCGATGTTGTTGGTTCATGGTGCTGCAGATAATAATCCTGGTACTTTTACTTTGCAGACTGAGCGTTATTTCCAAGCATTGAAAAACTTGGGTGCTCCAGTAAGAATGGTATTGTTGCCAAGAGAGTCTCATGGCTATGCGGCGAAGGAAAACATCTTCCATCTTCTTTGGGAACAAGACCAGTTCTTGGAGAAGTATGTGAAGAATAAACAGTAG
- the nrdE gene encoding class 1b ribonucleoside-diphosphate reductase subunit alpha — MIANEVAKNWILLNNEIMIKHDDEFSLHKDKEAVRAYFLEYVNKNTVFFYTLKEKIDYLVENDYYIDFYQWFTFEQMEEVYNYVFAKKFRFQSFMAAFKFFQSYALRDDSGEKFLERYEDRVVAVALFLAREEGVQKAIEYAEIMISQEYQPATPTFLNAGKKRSGELVSCFLDEIGDNLNGIGYAVDSAMKLSSIGGGVSFNISKIRARGEAIKGVEGRAGGVLPIMKIMEDTFSYANQLGQRPGAGAVYLNIFHSDIEEFLDCKKINVDEKVRIKSLSIGIIVPDKFMELAEKDEPCYLIYPHTVMQEYGQYLDEIDMDAMYDELITNPNVKKKKINARHLLVKIAQTQKESGYPYIFFKENTNRAHALNGIGKVKFSNLCTEIMQVSEVSDINIYGKEDTIRYGISCNLGSLNIATVMDNKRIKETVKTAMRALTVVSDVTNIEMVPSIAKANRELHSVGLGAMNLHGYLAKSFIMYESTEALDFANIFFMAMNYYSIEASMEIAKERQQTFVGFEKSAYADGTYFDKYLSHEYTPKTEKVKELFEGIHIPTLEDWANLKAQVAEHGVYHAYRLAIAPNQSTSYIMNATASVMPIVDIIEVREYGDSTTYYPMPYLTNDNYFYFKSAYDMDQMKVLKLISVIQRHIDQGVSTILHTNSKDSTRDLAKYYIYAHKLGLKSLYYTRTRKSTIEECISCSA, encoded by the coding sequence ATGATAGCAAACGAGGTAGCGAAAAACTGGATATTGCTTAACAACGAAATCATGATCAAACATGATGACGAGTTCAGCTTGCATAAAGACAAGGAGGCTGTACGCGCCTATTTCCTGGAATATGTGAACAAGAACACCGTGTTCTTCTATACATTGAAGGAAAAAATCGACTATTTGGTCGAAAACGATTATTACATCGATTTCTACCAATGGTTTACGTTTGAGCAAATGGAAGAGGTGTACAACTATGTATTCGCCAAAAAATTCCGTTTCCAATCCTTTATGGCTGCATTCAAGTTCTTCCAAAGTTACGCCCTGCGCGATGACTCTGGCGAGAAGTTCTTGGAACGCTATGAAGACCGCGTCGTTGCTGTAGCCCTATTCTTGGCTAGAGAAGAAGGCGTACAGAAAGCTATCGAGTATGCCGAAATCATGATCAGTCAAGAATATCAGCCCGCTACCCCGACTTTCTTGAACGCTGGTAAAAAACGCTCCGGCGAACTGGTGTCATGTTTCTTGGACGAAATCGGCGATAACCTGAATGGTATCGGCTATGCTGTCGATTCGGCAATGAAACTATCATCTATCGGTGGTGGAGTTTCTTTCAACATCTCCAAGATCCGTGCCCGTGGCGAAGCCATCAAAGGTGTGGAAGGACGTGCTGGTGGAGTATTACCGATCATGAAAATCATGGAAGATACCTTCTCCTATGCTAACCAACTTGGTCAACGCCCAGGTGCAGGTGCTGTATACTTAAACATCTTCCACTCGGATATCGAAGAATTCTTGGATTGTAAAAAAATCAACGTAGACGAGAAAGTTCGTATCAAGTCTCTTTCCATCGGTATTATCGTTCCTGATAAATTCATGGAATTAGCAGAAAAGGATGAGCCTTGCTACCTGATCTACCCGCACACAGTAATGCAAGAGTACGGTCAGTACCTTGATGAAATTGACATGGATGCGATGTACGATGAGTTGATAACCAACCCTAACGTTAAAAAGAAAAAAATCAATGCCCGTCACCTATTGGTGAAAATCGCTCAGACACAAAAAGAGTCGGGATACCCATACATCTTCTTCAAAGAGAACACTAACCGTGCACACGCATTGAATGGAATCGGTAAAGTAAAATTCTCTAACCTGTGTACCGAGATCATGCAAGTATCAGAAGTATCTGATATCAACATTTACGGTAAAGAAGACACTATCCGTTACGGTATTTCCTGTAACCTAGGCTCCTTGAACATTGCAACGGTCATGGACAACAAACGCATCAAAGAAACTGTTAAAACCGCTATGCGTGCCTTAACCGTGGTTTCTGATGTCACCAATATCGAAATGGTTCCTTCCATCGCTAAAGCAAACCGCGAGCTTCACTCTGTTGGTTTAGGAGCAATGAACCTACATGGCTACCTAGCGAAAAGCTTTATCATGTACGAATCTACCGAAGCATTGGATTTCGCCAACATCTTCTTCATGGCCATGAACTACTATTCTATCGAGGCTTCCATGGAGATTGCAAAAGAACGCCAACAGACTTTCGTAGGATTCGAAAAATCAGCTTACGCTGATGGTACTTATTTCGATAAATACCTTTCGCATGAATACACGCCGAAAACGGAAAAAGTAAAAGAATTGTTCGAAGGCATCCACATCCCAACATTGGAAGATTGGGCGAACCTAAAAGCTCAAGTGGCTGAACATGGTGTTTACCATGCGTACCGCTTAGCGATCGCTCCTAACCAGTCTACTTCATACATCATGAATGCAACTGCTTCTGTCATGCCGATCGTGGACATCATCGAAGTAAGAGAGTACGGTGATAGTACGACTTATTACCCAATGCCTTACTTGACCAATGACAACTACTTCTATTTCAAATCAGCTTACGATATGGACCAGATGAAAGTGTTGAAGTTGATCTCGGTTATCCAACGTCATATTGACCAAGGGGTATCCACCATCCTTCACACCAATTCAAAAGACTCCACTCGTGATCTAGCGAAATACTACATTTACGCCCATAAGTTAGGACTGAAATCATTGTACTACACCCGTACGCGTAAATCTACCATCGAGGAATGTATCTCTTGTTCAGCATAA
- a CDS encoding RagB/SusD family nutrient uptake outer membrane protein has translation MRLLNKRTIRFAAVAVMATAGLSACTNLDENLYSKLEQESFYKNKLEVEQAVLRPFTHMQAWLAPTGGSGFYYHSELAADQVAWPQKGRHGYDGGDHFRMHYHTWTVNENRLKNAWDLMWTGVGFINNAIGDIEKLDFASINMTQEEINTAVAQLKVLRAYHYMRIMDMWGNVPIAVEVADKPLNPETKTRKEVFDFIKTELEAEVPKLPDLTAESVGKVNRAAGYAMLSELYLNAQKWSGTAMWDQAIAASDKVISGAGGGIGGTPKLSADINAAFSNTNSANPEALFQFQFSRKGGWAFDWGGFYFGYDYMKEALNVGYGGWNAFVVIPTAFDAYNAKDLRKKDWFLFGPQYKYGTQTPVVGTEEYSGQPLVFVNSIRRESEGDKTSQGSMAEGEENSGARFNKYKSGRLSDDNYQENDYLIYRLSEVYFNKAEAIMRKNGGTANQEAVNLINESKKRSFAAADWAANQYSTATLTLDELLAERGREFIFEGKRRTDLIRFGKYTSGAWWDHKATNDVNKELFPIPQQHMAINPNLKQNPGY, from the coding sequence ATGAGATTATTAAATAAACGTACGATACGATTTGCAGCCGTTGCGGTAATGGCGACAGCTGGACTTTCCGCTTGTACCAATTTAGATGAGAATCTATATAGCAAATTAGAACAGGAAAGTTTCTATAAGAATAAATTGGAGGTAGAGCAGGCCGTATTAAGACCATTCACGCACATGCAGGCATGGTTGGCCCCTACAGGAGGTTCCGGATTTTACTATCATTCGGAATTAGCAGCAGATCAAGTGGCTTGGCCGCAAAAAGGTCGCCATGGTTATGATGGGGGAGACCACTTCCGTATGCACTACCATACCTGGACAGTGAACGAAAATAGGCTGAAGAATGCGTGGGATTTGATGTGGACCGGTGTAGGTTTTATCAATAATGCCATTGGGGATATCGAGAAGTTGGATTTTGCAAGCATCAACATGACCCAAGAAGAGATCAATACCGCTGTTGCACAACTAAAGGTGTTGAGAGCTTACCACTATATGCGCATCATGGATATGTGGGGAAATGTGCCGATTGCAGTTGAAGTAGCTGACAAGCCATTGAACCCGGAGACCAAGACCAGAAAAGAGGTTTTTGATTTTATAAAGACCGAATTGGAGGCCGAGGTTCCGAAGTTGCCAGATCTGACTGCTGAATCTGTTGGTAAGGTAAACCGAGCAGCAGGTTATGCCATGCTTTCGGAGCTATATCTGAATGCACAGAAATGGTCGGGCACTGCCATGTGGGATCAAGCGATCGCTGCATCGGATAAGGTCATCTCAGGTGCTGGCGGCGGAATCGGAGGTACACCGAAGCTTTCTGCTGACATCAATGCTGCCTTCAGCAATACGAACTCAGCAAATCCAGAGGCGCTATTCCAATTCCAGTTCAGCCGTAAAGGTGGATGGGCTTTTGATTGGGGCGGATTCTATTTCGGATATGATTATATGAAAGAGGCCTTGAACGTAGGTTACGGAGGATGGAATGCATTCGTGGTTATTCCTACTGCATTTGACGCTTACAACGCCAAAGACTTAAGAAAGAAAGATTGGTTCTTGTTCGGTCCTCAATATAAATACGGTACCCAAACTCCAGTGGTAGGGACAGAAGAGTATTCTGGACAACCTTTAGTATTCGTTAATTCCATTCGTCGTGAGAGTGAAGGAGATAAAACTTCACAAGGATCGATGGCGGAAGGAGAAGAAAACTCAGGAGCAAGGTTTAACAAGTATAAATCAGGTCGTTTATCGGATGATAACTACCAAGAGAATGATTACTTGATCTACCGTCTGAGCGAGGTTTACTTTAACAAGGCAGAAGCTATCATGCGCAAGAATGGTGGAACGGCCAACCAAGAAGCTGTAAACTTGATCAATGAGTCTAAGAAGCGCTCATTTGCAGCAGCAGACTGGGCTGCCAACCAGTATTCTACAGCTACCTTGACTTTAGACGAGCTTTTAGCTGAACGTGGCCGTGAGTTTATCTTCGAAGGTAAACGCAGAACCGACCTTATCCGTTTCGGAAAATACACAAGCGGAGCATGGTGGGATCATAAAGCAACCAACGATGTCAACAAGGAATTGTTCCCAATTCCACAACAACATATGGCCATCAACCCTAACCTGAAACAAAACCCAGGTTACTAA
- a CDS encoding glutaredoxin domain-containing protein — protein sequence MARIIKFEKNDCAPCAQVSAYLDSKGIAYETINPFDEPELAVKFKVRTVPTVIVLENDEIKNRIIGFNPNELDQIAL from the coding sequence ATGGCAAGAATCATTAAATTCGAAAAAAATGACTGTGCACCATGCGCACAAGTATCGGCATACCTAGACAGTAAAGGTATTGCCTATGAAACCATTAATCCTTTCGACGAACCTGAATTAGCCGTTAAGTTTAAAGTTCGTACCGTACCGACTGTGATCGTACTGGAGAACGATGAAATCAAAAACCGAATCATTGGATTCAATCCAAATGAACTCGATCAAATCGCATTGTAA